Below is a window of Gammaproteobacteria bacterium DNA.
GCAAGCTAACTATGTTAAAACTTTGCTCATAGCCTTCCATCCCCATATAACCGTTGACATTCTAGGACTATTAACCGAGGGAGATAAGTTATTAGCCACCCCCCTAACCCAGATAGGCGGGAAAGGTTTATTTGTCAAAGAACTGGAAAAAGCCATTCTAGAGCATCGCGCCGATATTGCCGTACATTCCATCAAAGACTTACCAGTGACCCTGCCCGATCACTTAATTCTGGCCGCTGTGTGTGAACGTGAAGATCCACGCGACGCGTTGGTTTCCAATCAATTCACTTCCTTGGATGATTTACCGCAAGGCGCAATTGTGGGCACCTCCAGCAGCCGACGCGCGTGTCAGTTACATGCCATACGCCCTGACCTTAAGATTGAAAACCTACGCGGCAATGTCGGCACCCGACTCAGCCGACTCGATGCGGGCTTATACGATGCCATTATTTTAGCCGCAGCCGGCCTAAAACGCCTAGAGGTTGAAAACCGCATCCGTGCTTATTTAGACCCAGAAATCTGGATTCCGGCCGTGGGTCAAGGGGCTATTGGGATTGAATGCCATCGTGATAATGCGTCTGTTTTAAATTTGCTGACAGCACTGAATCATCCGCCGACACAACAGTGCATCACCGCAGAACGCAGTATGAATTTAGAGTTAAACGGTGGCTGCCAACTACCCATTGCCGGTTATGCCACCTTGCAGATTGAGCAATTAACTATCCGCGGTTTAGTCGGCGACTTAGAAAATCAGACATTAATACAATCAGAAGCTTCTGGAAGCATAGAAGATGCGGCAAATATTGGTGCAGAGCTTGCCCATAAATTATTGGCCGCTGGTGCGCGTGCATTGCTACAAAAATCTACGATTTCGTAATCATTTAAACCATGATAATCACCCAACAATTTTTTGATCGTGACGCACAAGTTGTCGCTATAGATTTATTAGGCAAAGTATTGCGCCATCACTATCATGGCATGTGGCTATCGGCAATGATAATTGAGACTGAAGCCTATTATTTGGAAGATAAAGGTAGTCACGCCTCATTAGGATTAACCGAAAAACGCAAAGCGCTATTTATGCCTCCTGGTACCATTTATATGTATTATGCCCACGGTGGCGATTCGCTCAACTTGAGCTGTCGCGGCGCAGGGAATGCTGTATTGATAAAATCCGGCATTGCCTGGGAGGATGGCCGCACGCACCCGAACATGCTAGAACAAATGCGCCGCTTAAATCCCATATTAAAAAGTGGAAAATTGCGCCCAGTATCACATTTATGCTCCGGCCAAACTTTATTGTGCCGCTCGCTGACATTAAAAGTGCCAGAATGGAATCAAAAAACTTTCGATCCACAACGTTTTTATCTGGAAGATGTCGGTTATCACCCACAACAAATTATTCAAACTACGCGCCTTGGAATTCCTAAAGGCCGCGATCCGCATCTGCCTTATCGTTTTATAGATTATCGCTATATTACACGTGCAACTAGTAATCCGCTTACGCGGCGGGGCTGGCAGATCAACAAGGAATATGAGATTAAAGATTTGGATTTAATTTTGAAGAGTCCTTACAACAATGAGTAGTCGCAAGGCGCTTTTTTACAGCAAATTCAGATTAATCAACCAGGGAACAAGGGATCTAACGGAAATCTTTATTGAGGCAAGTAGTTTTTCGCGTAGTCGCAGTTCAGGTGTTGCTGCCTCATCCCGTAATTGCTCTTGATCGTCATGAATCTGGACCTATCTTTTCCGTAAGGAGTGCCATTAGATATAAGTTTATTTCTGAAAAAAATCTTGCAAACTTTGGGCTGACAAAATACGCACCACCCAAGACAGCAACTGTTCCGAATCTGCTTGCTGTAAGCGACGCTCATCATTAGGAGATAAAGCACCAAATTTTGTTTCAAGTAATTTTCTCAGCAACATAACCTCTCCTTGTTGCTGCCCTAGCTCTAATCCTTGCTTAAGTCCTGTTTCAAGAGCTTTCGCCGAATAATATCGTTCAAAACAATTTACATAACGCATATTTTTTTGTCCTCCCACTGTTCAATTTCATTAATAAGCTGTAGGAAACACGGAAAATATCGATCTAAAATAGCTTTCAAGGCACCGTCATAATCATTAACAATACCAAGATGAGGCGAAGTAGTAATTTCCATTGCTAGATTTTCCTGGATATCAAAAAAGTAATTGTGGCAAGATGGTGTGATGCTTCGCAATACCGTAATGTTTCAATGATTTTTAAATCCGGGATATCAAAAGGAGAAACTGATGCACTACCTGCATTTCTATGTTCCAAAATCCCATCTCGATAGCGTCAAAGCCGCTTTATTTGCACAGGGCGCCGGCCGCATTGGGAATTATGAACACTGCGCTTGGCAAGTACTGGGTGTGGGACAATTTCGTCCGCTTAAAAATAGCAAACCTTTTCTGGGGGAATCAGGAAAGCTAGCAAAGATTGCGGAATATAAAGTAGAAATGGTTTGTGAAGATGATTGTGTTGCGGCTGTAATTGCAGCATTGCAGAATGCACATCCTTATGAACAACCTGCATATGTAATTTTTAAAGTTTCATAAACTCATTTTGGTTATGATTAGTATGACTGACCTTGATATTTCTAAGCCTCTTTCAACCTTAACTTTTTTAATAACTCGCCCTGCGCAGCAAGCACACAATCTGTGCGCCAATATAGAAACTTTAGGTGGGAATTGTATTGTATTTTCGACTCTGGAAATTTCTCCATTGCCTGAACTGCAACAATTACTTTTGCCCATTCTCAGCAACTTAGCTAATGTAGATAAAGTAATTTTCCTAAGTGCTAACGCCGTACGTTTCGTGATGCCGTATTGGCCGGACAATTGCAAAATACCCCCAGTTTTTGCTATCGGTCCTGGTACTGCCAAAATGCTGGCTGAATTTAGAATTAAAAGCCACACCCCATATGCTAACGCCTTCAACAGTGAAGGGTTGTTGTCCTTACCTGAACTACAAGTTGTGGCTGGTCAAAAAATCGTGATTTTCTCAGGATTGGATGGACGAATGCTGTTGGAGAATACTCTGAAGGCGCGAGAGGCACGAGTAAAGCAGGTAGCGGTATATCAGCGTAATTTGCCGCCAGTTGATTTTCAAGCACATTTATCACAATGGCAACTGGAGACAATTGCTTGCATTATCAGCACCAGCAGTGAGAGCTTAAATAACTTATGGCTAATTGCTGGAAAAGAGGGACAGGCTTGGTTACGTAATCAACAATTATTAGTTATAAGCAGATCTATGGCGGAATTGGCACAGAAACTGGGGTTTTTGTTAGCACCCTTAATTGCAGCAAATGCTAGCGATTCAGCCATACTTGATACATTACTAGCCTCCCATCTTTAGCTCTTTTCATCCCGTAAGGGGATTCCCTTCAGTCACAGACGAGATAGCGACTTGCAGTTTCCTTAATGTTTAAGTAACTATTCAGCACATTGTTGGAAGTAGCACAAAACGGTCAGATTTTTCCAAGGTCACCCCTAAAAATTTAGGAAAAAACGCAGCATACACAAAGTATGTGAGCATTTTTCCTAAATTTATAGGGGTGAGATTATAAAGTACTTCCTGCACTTTACCCTTCGGGCTGCTGACGCATTCAAATTTGTTCCTACAAATTTAGTGGAAAAATATGGCCGTTTCAGTCCTGTGGTGAATAGTTACTAATGTTTATTCAGCCTTTGTGCAAAAACAATCTGTGTCAAAGCCAACACACCAAATCCTGCAAAACATAATAATGTCCAAAATGGAATACTCAAACCCCAGACCTGGATAATGTGGCTGCAATTTTCTGAACTTTGAAATAAAAAACGCATGGCTTGCACAAAAGGTAAAGTCATGAGGTAAGCGTAACCTGGAACGCAGATCTCCGTCGCAGCTTTGGGATGGAGTTGTAACCAGATATGCCGCCATGCCAACAATACGCCTGCTATAGCCATAATCAATGTCAATGCACCGTAAATACGCACTCCGGTTTTTTTAGGATTATGAAGCATGGCCACAAATAAAATGATTGCCAATGCCATAAATACGAGTCGCTGCAGCATACATAATGGACAGGGCTGTATGCCTTGAATATATTGCAGATAATAGGCAGCTGCCAGTAATAAACAGCAGATAATGAAACCAGATACATTGAGGACGCGACTGCAAAAAAATCTCATAAATTCTGTCCTAGTTGATTCTTTGATTCTTTTTCAATGAGCCTGCTGTACTAAAAATAGACTGAGCACTATGCCAGTTTTTTCAGCTTTCTTTTATCAAACCTTTTTTACTTCAAACTCTCTCTTAACCAACTCTCCAGAGGCATGAGACATTAAAGCTCCATCGTCAGTGCGAATTAATAAATGTCCTCTGCCATCGATTCCCTTAGCAACTCCAGAAAATGTTCCTTGGGCATTTTTTAAGGTGACGGATTTTTCTCGTAGATAATCATGACGCTGCCAATCCGTTACAAATGCGGCAAAAGTCTGTTTGTCAAAAACCTCAAGATCGGTCAATAGTTGATCGATTATAAGGCCAGCCATTTTACTTCTATCCTGCGGATTGCCCAAGATTAAGCTTAATGAAGTCCATGCTTGCGAAATTTTATCTTCAAACGTAGGCACCATATTCACATTCAAGCCTACACTAATAATGGCGAAGGTTTTTCCCAAACCTCGACTTTCAGTATCCACCAAAATTCCAGCCAATTTGTTATTTTTCCAATAGATATCATTTGGCCATTTGACCCGCACATGTTTAGTCAAGCCGTAGGCAGCCAATGCTCTAACTACACAAATACCAACCACGAGACTTAAGCCTTCCAGCTGCTGGATTTCCTTCTGAAATAGCCAAGCACAAGATAAATTAACATTGGTAGCGAAGGGGGTATGCCAATAACGGTTCATTTGTCCCCGACCATGCGTTTGTTCCTCGGCTAAACAAATGTGCGGACAAACTAAACCTGCGCCTTTTGCTTTCAGCCAATCAATAGTGGATGTAACACGCGGAAGAATATCGATTGCAACCGTATGAGGTGTTTGGATTTGTTTACGGATGACTGCTTCATCTAGGAGAGTTGTAGGCATGGAAAAAGTTTGACCGCCGTGGGTGATAAACTGTGGCATAAGAGAAAATCTTTGCCTCCTTGCAGAAGAAGGAAAACGTGCATGCTGTTTTAACGCCCCCTTATGCAAAAGAAGTTGCTAGCAGCTCTTTCGAGACAATTTCCCAGGCGCTGCTATCAGCTAGCACAGCTTCACGCAATTGATGATTTAATTTATGTCCTGATTTATAGCCGGTAAATGCGCCAATAAAATTGTGACCTAGTAAATATAAATCACCGACTGCATCTAAAATTTTATGCCTAACAAATTCGTCGGCATAACGTAATCCTTCAGGATTAAGTACTTGCTGCTCATCTAATACCAGTGTGTTTTCAAGACTAGCGCCCAATCCTAAGTTGTGTTTGCGCAATTGTTCATAATCTGAAAGAAAGCCGAAGGTGCGGGCATAGCTAATTTCATCTGCGAATGAGGTAGTCGCAAGATCAATGCTAGCCGTCTGAGAACTGGAGCGAAATACCGGATGATCGAAATCTACTGTCAGTGAAAACTTAAAGCCTTCGAAGGGTTCAATGCTAACAAATTTATCGCCATCATTAATTTTTATTGGGCGTTTTATACGCAGAAATTTTTTTGGCGCTTCCTGCTGCTCAATACCTGCAGCACGAATCAGATGAACAAAAGGTTGCGCACTGCCATCCATAACTGGCATTTCTGCAGCTGTTACATCTACATAAGCGTTGTCAACTCCCATACCGGCAAAAGCGGAAAGTACATGTTCGACAGTAAAAACCATCGCTCCATCTTTTGCCAGGCAAGTATTGAGGCGGGTATCACTGACATACTTAGAAATTGCCGGGATATTAACAGCCGGATGTATATCTATTCTCCGGAAAATGATCCCCGTATCAAGAGGGGCGGGATGCAAAGTTAATTGAACGGTTTTACCA
It encodes the following:
- the hemC gene encoding hydroxymethylbilane synthase; protein product: MSALTPFNIRIATRKSPLAMWQANYVKTLLIAFHPHITVDILGLLTEGDKLLATPLTQIGGKGLFVKELEKAILEHRADIAVHSIKDLPVTLPDHLILAAVCEREDPRDALVSNQFTSLDDLPQGAIVGTSSSRRACQLHAIRPDLKIENLRGNVGTRLSRLDAGLYDAIILAAAGLKRLEVENRIRAYLDPEIWIPAVGQGAIGIECHRDNASVLNLLTALNHPPTQQCITAERSMNLELNGGCQLPIAGYATLQIEQLTIRGLVGDLENQTLIQSEASGSIEDAANIGAELAHKLLAAGARALLQKSTIS
- a CDS encoding uroporphyrinogen-III synthase; the protein is MTDLDISKPLSTLTFLITRPAQQAHNLCANIETLGGNCIVFSTLEISPLPELQQLLLPILSNLANVDKVIFLSANAVRFVMPYWPDNCKIPPVFAIGPGTAKMLAEFRIKSHTPYANAFNSEGLLSLPELQVVAGQKIVIFSGLDGRMLLENTLKAREARVKQVAVYQRNLPPVDFQAHLSQWQLETIACIISTSSESLNNLWLIAGKEGQAWLRNQQLLVISRSMAELAQKLGFLLAPLIAANASDSAILDTLLASHL
- the lpxC gene encoding UDP-3-O-acyl-N-acetylglucosamine deacetylase; this encodes MKQRTLKTTTQISGIGVHSGKTVQLTLHPAPLDTGIIFRRIDIHPAVNIPAISKYVSDTRLNTCLAKDGAMVFTVEHVLSAFAGMGVDNAYVDVTAAEMPVMDGSAQPFVHLIRAAGIEQQEAPKKFLRIKRPIKINDGDKFVSIEPFEGFKFSLTVDFDHPVFRSSSQTASIDLATTSFADEISYARTFGFLSDYEQLRKHNLGLGASLENTLVLDEQQVLNPEGLRYADEFVRHKILDAVGDLYLLGHNFIGAFTGYKSGHKLNHQLREAVLADSSAWEIVSKELLATSFA
- a CDS encoding disulfide bond formation protein B, with the translated sequence MRFFCSRVLNVSGFIICCLLLAAAYYLQYIQGIQPCPLCMLQRLVFMALAIILFVAMLHNPKKTGVRIYGALTLIMAIAGVLLAWRHIWLQLHPKAATEICVPGYAYLMTLPFVQAMRFLFQSSENCSHIIQVWGLSIPFWTLLCFAGFGVLALTQIVFAQRLNKH
- a CDS encoding biotin--[acetyl-CoA-carboxylase] ligase — its product is MPQFITHGGQTFSMPTTLLDEAVIRKQIQTPHTVAIDILPRVTSTIDWLKAKGAGLVCPHICLAEEQTHGRGQMNRYWHTPFATNVNLSCAWLFQKEIQQLEGLSLVVGICVVRALAAYGLTKHVRVKWPNDIYWKNNKLAGILVDTESRGLGKTFAIISVGLNVNMVPTFEDKISQAWTSLSLILGNPQDRSKMAGLIIDQLLTDLEVFDKQTFAAFVTDWQRHDYLREKSVTLKNAQGTFSGVAKGIDGRGHLLIRTDDGALMSHASGELVKREFEVKKV
- a CDS encoding NGG1p interacting factor NIF3: MHYLHFYVPKSHLDSVKAALFAQGAGRIGNYEHCAWQVLGVGQFRPLKNSKPFLGESGKLAKIAEYKVEMVCEDDCVAAVIAALQNAHPYEQPAYVIFKVS
- a CDS encoding DNA-3-methyladenine glycosylase → MIITQQFFDRDAQVVAIDLLGKVLRHHYHGMWLSAMIIETEAYYLEDKGSHASLGLTEKRKALFMPPGTIYMYYAHGGDSLNLSCRGAGNAVLIKSGIAWEDGRTHPNMLEQMRRLNPILKSGKLRPVSHLCSGQTLLCRSLTLKVPEWNQKTFDPQRFYLEDVGYHPQQIIQTTRLGIPKGRDPHLPYRFIDYRYITRATSNPLTRRGWQINKEYEIKDLDLILKSPYNNE